Part of the Nymphalis io chromosome 8, ilAglIoxx1.1, whole genome shotgun sequence genome, TGcatttgttttgataattaaactatttatcgCGCTTTATGGTGATGCATTAACacttattaagtaataaacaaaagtaagtaaataataatacaccttttttatactttttgttatGATTTTCTATTTGATAATCGTTACATTAttgctattataatttaattcgaattaatttaatctaatttataatatgtaaaatctgtctgtctgtgggatttttctctttttactatttattgttttgtatttatgatccctgtttggtagaaataaatgattttattattattattagaataatttattaatgtaaaagaaagcgttttactttaatatatttcaaaaaatgtaCTTTTGTTTCACAGGAGTACAAATTAAATCCACGCTTGCCAATCGACTGGCCTGATAGCGTTAAACCCGAAGACGAACCGTCATGCGGTTTTCTTAATGAAAAATGTCCTAAGGATGACTCACAGATCACGTCCTTGGTAGTAGCCGGGACATTAGCTGTGACATTGTTCTGTGCCCTCGTAGTTACTATAAGCATTTATAGAAAGTGGAAAATAGAACAAGAGATAGAAGGATTGTTGTGGAAAATAGACCAGCATGAAATAGCTGGTTACTTAGGCAGCGGTCTTATGTTGTCGCCTAGTAAGGTaagatataaatgtatattatataagttattttgatgatttttttttacaatgtgtGCGTGTTTAATACTaatatgaaattgtattttgttgTACTTACAGTTGAGTTTAGCCAGTGGGATATCTTGTGAGAGCAGATGCTGTACACAGATATTTACAACAACGGCGCAATATAAGGGAAATGTAGTGAGGATAAAAGAACTGAAATTCTCGAAAAAGAAAGTAAGTGTTCAACTtctagttaattataattacactatGGTCTATTTAAATGACAGGAGTAATGTAAACAACTTTGACTTTAATTTGACATGACGTCATTCGTcgtcattatggattcgtgaaaaaataacGTTTTGAATGTTTGTAGaactttagaaataaaattaatatggatATATACGTAGTTAGTGTTAGTAATAGAAAGCGTTATTAATGCAAATATGTgtatcaagaactgtttgtatatAGCAGAGATATATTTTTAGCAAATACGAAAAATTTAcatgtaatgtttgtttatcgCTACTTCGTCTGTCATTGGAATAGGCCTTACGAAGGTTTTTTTGATTGTCGTACAGAAAAgctttttaatgtaaatgtcCTGTTCCGATATAAAATTTGCGGAACTACTTCTATGATATTGcagcaaaataataatgttggcATTTCTTTAAGGAATCTTATTGTCACATGATTGTTTTCAGTAGCACAATTTCTATTATAATGGTGGTGTTTATATACGTAGAGTAAATAACGTTTGCACTCAGCGTCGCTTAAACATTATTTCGTTTTCAacgctgtatatatatattaataatatgttcgACAAATGAAATTCGTATAACAACATGTATTGTGCTGACGATGCTAAGTGAGTGTGCCGGCGTAGGACATCTCGCGCGACGTGATGAAGGAGATGCGGCTGCTGCGCGAGCTGCGCCACGACAACCTCAACTCGTTCATCGGCGCCGTCATAGAGCCGCTGCGCATCCTGCTCATCACCGACTACTGCGCCAAGGGGAGCTTGTATGTGAGTAACCGAGACGCTTCTATCATTCGCTCTCTCTTTCTCCCGTGTCCTTggggaaatataaataattatacctgCAAATAATGCGACGTCACTCGTCGGCGTCCGAATGGGGAaacaacagcaatactttatcTTTTCCTCGTTCTCGATAATTTTTGTTCACGTCTCCTTAATTTCTGATTATCAGAagtgttttgaaatatttttgtaagtacttatattttcgttttgtttttgcAGGATATTATTGAAAACGAAGACATAAAGCTGGATAAGATGTTTATATCTTCGCTGGTGCACGATCTCATTAAGGTATTGTTgattatttgacgagccggttggcgtggttggtagatacttgcctttcacgccgaaggttgtaggttctattcccacccaggacagacatttgtgtgcatgaacatatctgtttgtcctgagtctgggtataattatatatataagtatgtatttacaaaagaaaagtagtatatttagtatatcagttgtctggtttccataccacaagctttgtacaaatttggaatcagatggccgtgtgtggaaaatgtcccaggatattattattattgttttaataaaatataaacaaacacaaaGAATTGTGTTTGTCAGAAGACAATATTACATGATTCATTCTTAGCCCCTTGTGTTGACGCCAAATTTCACTTTGTTTTAAGGGGTGCGTCAATGTTTCTGAGTAATATCTATATGCCCTACATAACATGTATGTTCTCATTTTAGTTATCTTAATTTCTCAACTCGCCTTAAGcaacatatttgtaataattaatcatattatactttatatcgtTATTCGTGACTTATCTTTTGTCAGATCGCTTTAGCTTGCGACGCGTTGCTTCAGTCGTACTCCGATCGTGCAATTTTGTCGACggtcatttaattataaatttgatttcagGGTATGactttcattcattcatcgCCATTAATCTTTCACGGAAATCTCAAGTCTTCGAATTGCGTTGTAACGTCGAGGTGGATGCTAcaggtaattataaaaaatataaattagttaatatataaaaattaaaatgtttcaatattattatgtcaattttaaattgataattgaaataaattgataagTTTGGTATTGTTTTTAGGTAACTGATTTCGGGCTCCACGAATTAAGGTATTGTGCTGAAAATGATTTCATCGGGGAACATCAATATTATAGAGGTGAGTTAGTCGTATAGATCGTCTCTTTATTAAATTGAACTCAAAGCCCAGGTAAAGAGAGacaaacaaaatgaattttcatattttatattataagattaattaaacttaaaactcTCTGTGCCGTGGTGCAAATTGTGTTGTCGGTTCAGTTTAAATGTATTCATATCTTATAAACAACACTACATATTAACTTACAATACACCACACCACGTTGAAtgggttattttattttttatagaatagttaagCGGATTAGcgtatgggccacatgatggtggtcaccaacgcccatagacattggcattgtaagaaatgttaaccatcgcttacatcgataATGCGTCAACAACCTTGAAATGTTCTTctatgtcatgtcccttgtggctgtaattacacaggctcactcacctttcgaaccggaacacaacaataccaagtactgctgttttgcggtacggatgagtgggtggtacctacccagaagagcttgaacaaaaccctaccaccagtaaattagtaattttgggaattatattttctttaattttaaatatatcaacatattttttGCAGGCTTACTATGGAAATCACCAGAGTTACTCAGGCAGTTAGATGATCCAAACGGTACCGTCGGAGGAACACAGAAAGGTGATGTTTATGCATTTGGCATAATTCTGTACGAAATCATCGCCCGACGAGGACCCTTCGGCACGACTACTCTTGAGCCTAAAGGTGAGGACACAATACGAGGAAGactttattttaactaatatagtAATCGTGTACTCAGCACAAGGCACCGCAACACTCTCGCTACTACTGCTATATGGTTCGAAAAAGTTCGTACCTAGTCAGCCATGTCTCAGTTTCACAATTAAGATTCCATAACGAGTAccaatggaaaaaaaaaatatccattttctttaataaatattgcaacGGTATACTTTCTCATCGATAAAGCGAAAACTACCATCgttcggaaaagaaaatatCCAGCCCGAGAggccggcgaaagaaactcggtGAGATTTTTTCCGTTGTCACTCACGTTTTACGAgtgtttattttcaatgtaagaAAGAAACTAAGACGCGTGGTCGCTCCGTCCGCCCGCAGACATCGTGGAGCGCGTGAAGCGGCCGCGGCGCGAGGGCGAGGACGCGTTCCGCCCCGACACGCGCGCGCTGGACGCCGACGACTACGTGCTGGCGTGCATGCGCGACTGCTGGGCCGACGACCCCGCCGCGCGACCTGACTTCGTCGCGCTGCGCACGCGCCTCAAGAAGATGAAGTCCGGCAAGTGCGTGCGAGCGATGCTACTCTACGATAACAGATATACCGCGCCGAGAACTCCCTCTCGGCTTCTCTAGTATTAGggaattttcattcattttaaattctGAGTAAAATGTAAATCATACTATTTCCACTTCCgcagaaaatgttaaaaaattttttttttttttcgtagatCTAGAAATATTATGGACCAAATGATGGATATGATGGAGAAGTATGCTAATAATTTAGAAGAACTAGTCAATGAGAGAACGAGGCTCCTGATCGAAGAGAAGCAGAAGACGGAAGACTTGCTCCACAGAATGCTACCAAAGTAAGTGGTCTCTGTCTGCTTTTCCGAATGCTCTGGCATCGATGTGGTTTTAATGTCACCTGATTTAACTTTCAATGTGGCTTCATTAATTGTTgtgtatgttttaaaatgtacaattaaaGTATCCCCCTTGACTCGTATGTGCAAACATCGTTAATATTCAAtgaatgcaatttattttacgatcaaacatttaacattcattttgcttttataattgatttaataatcttataagGTCCAAAAAAggatgatattaaattaatgtgctGCAAGTAATTATTTCGGCtgtgtgttttttaaataatttgcgtaatatgaaaaaaaaatctgtcttgCAGAATCGTAAAAGCTGTTTCACATGTTTTTGAAATCGTATcactttgtatataaaattagtataatcTCGTACACCATTTCTAAAAttgagaaaattatataaattaagaaagtGTGCATGTTAGATTTGGATTCAGTTTAATACTGAAGGCGAGGTGATGTAAGCGTTACTAATGAAGGTACGTAATGTTGTAACTAATATTAACGTAAGCACAGACGAGGAAGACGCAAATACAACAAGCCGCATCGCGCTTCTGGCCGACCGCAGCGGTGTGGTACTGTTTACATTCAGTCCAGTCAAGTCGTTCACGTTATTTCAagatttgtttcaattttatacGACATATGattgatatacattttttaagacgctgaaaattgaaaataaatatatagttacggttttttttatgattggttaatttattatttgggtGCATAGGTTTGCTATCAACATAATGTGTTCTATCATatgatatgatttatatattataaaacaattcaatatattataattttagatcgtatgccattttttatttattagatccaTTAATTACGTCTACTTCGGGGTTCAAACGGTCAATAGTTCCATCGACATGGACTTGATGTAAAACAGTAGTACATGCTCTCGTGACAAAaggaaaaaaattgtatttgtattcaCTTTGTTGTACTTGTGTTCTTTTCCAGATGTGGGGGTTGAATCCATTATAGAAATGTCGTGAAAATTTCTTGAGGTAATTAACTCTCTACTGGTGATTGTAGTTAATTCAGTTGGTCTCACGCTGTAGGTGCCGGAACGTCGCTTCTTACTAGTTACGATTGTAATTAGGTTTCCTGATAGATAATACTGAGAGCTTGCTTGGGTTGTGGTTTAACTTATGCATTTTGGTCGGTGTTGGCAATTTCGTCGCTTATATACGATCATACTTAACATAATCCATATGTAGATAtcttatttagtaatttttgtaACTGTTTTCTagcatgtttattattattatataatagatttttataacgTAAGTACAATTTGCaggtatatgtaatttaaattataacaggTGCTCAattgtttcttataattttaattttgtgtggATTTGGAAGAGGAAATTGTTGTGAGTTTTTTCAAATTACTAAATACGTCTATGCTGCagcaagtaattttttattttgttatgtttgattTTAGTTCTATAATTCTTGATTTATGAGTATGTTTGTTTATGTAGAAATGtagatattatgatttttagtaGTGCATAATTCGgcatgatatttatgattaaattaagattaaaataaaaaaaaaaaactagagaTTTCAGTCTTCCCTACGACTTTTGagtcaaaataaaacttatatacaaTTTGTGAATTGATAAGAGTACAGGTCCTTATACTAACTAATAATTTTCtacataatttatcaaatataagtGATTTAGCTAATGAAAGctgacatatatacatataatttatatattggtttCTCGTGTTTCCTATTCAGTAGTTGATAGCAATTTGAACTTATTAGTATATAGTAGTAGGGAAGTAGTAAGCTGGCACCCGTAAACGTTTACTGTATTCGTAACATTGTTTCAGATCGGTCGCCCGGCGGCTGACGACGGGCGAGGGCGTGGAGCCGGAGTCGTTCGACTCCGTCACGATTTACTTCAGCGACATCGTGGGCTTCACCGCCATGTCCGCGGAGAGCACGCCGCTGCAGGTCGTCAACTTCCTCAACGACCTGTACACCGTTTTCGACAGGATCATAAGAGGCTACGACGTGTACAAGGTTGAAACCATCGGGGACGCTTATATGGTGGTATGTAGTTTTCAATCTTATCATTGTTAAGTTTATCTCAATAACTACTTATGatgcattgtattaaattattttccacATTTCTGCCAATTAGGTGTCGGGTCTACCGATAAGAAATAACGATAGACATGTGGGAGAAATCGCATCGATGGCGCTGGAACTGCTGAATGCTGTCAAGAGTCACAAAATATCTCACAGACCGAacgaagttttaaaattaaggaTAGGTATACACACAGGTAAGATCATAGATTATGtttcataatttgttttattaatattcaaaaaataatcgTATTGAAAATTCTTTAGGTAATCTTTACTTAGCTTCCGAATCGACTGTGAAGTGAGCATAGTtagtaaaaaaatgataatgttAAAATGAAATTGACATATCCGTGGCGTATATTGTGCAACAGGCGCGGTGGTGGCGGGCGTGGTGGGGCTGACCATGCCGCGCTACTGCCTGTTCGGCGACACTGTGAACACGGCGTCGCGTATGGAGTCCAACGGGGAGCCGTTACGCATACACATTTCACCGAGCTGCAAGCAGGCACTCGACAAGCTGGGCGGGTACGTCGTGGAGCCGCGCGGGACTATTCCCATCAAGGGAAAGGGACAGGTAATGAACGATATTTTTGAGGGCGAGGTTATCCCGTTTCAATCCGAGGTGTTGTAAAAGtcgcattttttaaaatttttgtgacGGGAAATCCATCGAAAACATTCCTGCGGAGGTTGACGTTTAACtcagattaatttaaaatataaaggtttTCGAATTACTTTTTCTATGCAGCTTACACAAAACACCACAAACCCCAAATAAATGGGTTAATCGGTAGGTAAACGATCCGAtagattcattttatataactttttttagcTTCAAACGTACTGGCTAGTCGGTGCGACGGATAAGGCGATACAGAAGAGGCCGGTAGAAGGGGAAGAACGTCCTCTGTTCTGTCGACCCAGAAGAAGTCCTCGCTTGACGGATTCCAGACATCCCTCCATTTCGGGTAAACGACTACCTCCAcacgtttattttatgtttgaaaatacttttgTTAGCATTTTTGAGAGCATTTTGCAACCTCATTCGCATGAGTATTCGAGTTTCATCAAAGAATCACGAATGTATAACGACTCACTCGCTTCGATCGCAACGCCATCGACCGCGGTGTCGAGGCGGCACCGGGTGGGCAGCGGTAACACGGTCGCTTGTCCCGCAGAGCTGCGCGGCGAGCCCCGCGCGCGGCCGCGCCTGCACAGCGGCGCGTCGctgccgccgcccgcgccgcccgcgccgcccgcgccgcccgcgccgcccgcgccgcccgcgtcgcccgccgcgcgccgcgccgcgctcGCGCCCGCCTCCAGGTCCATGCGCTTCTTGTCCATGCCAAGTTTGCTTTCGACTAGTGTTCCTTTTGGGCATGTTAAAACTAATACGATAGATGACGTTGGATGTCAGTGGTGTGCCGAGTGGATCTcttacttttgttttaatttttttaaatatttaaaaaaatatttaatttgatcatCGTAATAGTTGTATTCTTAATCATCCCAGTAATCACTCCAAATGTACTTAATACAGTTGTCTCTAAAATTTGTGGTCTTAATCTGGCTTCATCGACTGAAGTACGTATCCGCTAACAGACGCGCGCTGAGCTCGATCGCGTCGTCGACGGCGTGCTCGGGCGTGGGCGAGGCGGGCGCGGCACTGCGGCCGGCGCGCTCGCTGGACGTGCTGTCGGTGCGCGGCCGGCTGCGCCGCCACCACACCACGCGCTCGCTGGACGTGGACGTGGCCATCGCGACCGTCTCGTCCTCGCTCTTCAACGGCAACGCGTTCGGGCTGCCCGATGACCCGCCGCGCGCCGACGAGGACAGCCCGCTGCTTCGCAAGGCGAGCCTCTGCAATAAGCTGGACCGGCCGAAGCGCAAGGTGCCCGACTCGGACTACATCGAGTTCTACAAGAAGTGGCGCTCGCTGGAGAACGTGGCGGACGCGAAGAGCGGCGCCAAGATGCCCCGCTTCGCGATCCGCTCGTGGTTGCTGGGCATCttcggcggcggcgcgcgcagCACGTCGTCGTCGCTGCGCCGCGCGCCGCACCTGCTCGACCGCGAGTCCGCCGTCTGAGCCGACCTTCCCCTCTACGTGTATATTGCgctatatgtatatgaaatgctgttgtaaataatatgtgtaaGTAAAACGATGTTACCGTCAATTGTGAAATAAgagtttaatgttattaaataatttctattgaACAAGGTCTCTTAATAATACTGACATAGATCACATTAACGCTACCGAACGCCTATTTAATGACGTCACGTAAACGCGGCGCTTCCGCATCCTTCGCATCGGTAGTAGTAGCCCAGACTCGATCGAGTTCGACGAGCTCGCGATCCGGACGCATTGACTAGAGGCTACGCGTCGGCCAGCAGCGGCACGCCGGCGGGGTCGCGGCCGTTGACGACGAGGCGCACGTCGCAGCGCGTCTCGGCCTGCTCGATGATGGGGCACGACACGCTGGTGTGCTCGCGCAGGCTGGGCGCCGCCAGCAGCTCGGGCCGCGCCGCCGACACGCGGCCCTCGCCCGTCGCCTGCGGGGAAACGCGGCGCTCACTATGCGACCTCCTTACGTTCGAGTTGATATTCTCGGTAGAAggatattaaaactataacaaCGGATCTCTTTATGATATGGGACAAGGGTATATCTCAAATTTATTAGACAaattaagcattttaaaatcaattttatttcctCTCCGGTTAGTGTgctgtaaatttaataatgttgaaTTTAAACAGATAAGTCATAcaaggggggggggggcattCGTTACATTGAAATAGTAATCAAACAAGGAGCTTACTTCCATTAAGTATTCATCACTTCGATGGTGTAAAACGCTATCCGTATGCGATTCTAAATGGTTTCCAGAAGCAAAACGAAGTTTCTTTGGAGATTCTAAGCTGCAACATctgcaaatatataatagatgtacaataaagtataatgttagaataattttttaaacattgtaaGATCCCTCTGCACAACGATCCAAAATTAccgactttttatataaataatacttaatgatCATTTCATATTGACGACCTTACTTAAACGTTAATTAGGGCTGTTTTGTTAAACAAACTAAC contains:
- the LOC126769879 gene encoding receptor-type guanylate cyclase Gyc76C-like isoform X2, which encodes MWHGARVLLLAALGLLAGPSVAAPAKKYNLTIGYLPSIKGEDRDRQGLAISGALSMALEEINNGTDLLPDVRLLLEWKDTKCDTVTATRLLTDMSCSGVVAFFGPEGRCHTEAIIAQSRNLPMISYKCSDYQTSTLSNFARLEPPDTQATKSVISLLRYYRWNKFSILYEESWVTVALTLENHAKKNNMTVNHQRPVIGGFKCCEEKMTCCAPGFWYQFIQDTKNRTRIYVFLGSTAGLIDMMTAMESLQLFVKGEYMVIFVDMMTYSPKDSLKYLIKTEDRASKLVCPNTAEFRKRAQSLLVVVSSEPEGSYEYFTGKVRVYNSMKPFEFPLPAVFENRFNKFVSIYAAYLYDSVKLYATALHSLIEEETTYKNETLTYQKLMSVATSGSVIVSKMIRITPFRSVSGMSIRLDERADSEGNFSVLAFKPANFTDDDVNCTYSMIPVGHFQQSSREFPEYKLNPRLPIDWPDSVKPEDEPSCGFLNEKCPKDDSQITSLVVAGTLAVTLFCALVVTISIYRKWKIEQEIEGLLWKIDQHEIAGYLGSGLMLSPSKLSLASGISCESRCCTQIFTTTAQYKGNVVRIKELKFSKKKDISRDVMKEMRLLRELRHDNLNSFIGAVIEPLRILLITDYCAKGSLYDIIENEDIKLDKMFISSLVHDLIKGMTFIHSSPLIFHGNLKSSNCVVTSRWMLQVTDFGLHELRYCAENDFIGEHQYYRGLLWKSPELLRQLDDPNGTVGGTQKGDVYAFGIILYEIIARRGPFGTTTLEPKDIVERVKRPRREGEDAFRPDTRALDADDYVLACMRDCWADDPAARPDFVALRTRLKKMKSGKSRNIMDQMMDMMEKYANNLEELVNERTRLLIEEKQKTEDLLHRMLPKSVARRLTTGEGVEPESFDSVTIYFSDIVGFTAMSAESTPLQVVNFLNDLYTVFDRIIRGYDVYKVETIGDAYMVVSGLPIRNNDRHVGEIASMALELLNAVKSHKISHRPNEVLKLRIGIHTGAVVAGVVGLTMPRYCLFGDTVNTASRMESNGEPLRIHISPSCKQALDKLGGYVVEPRGTIPIKGKGQLQTYWLVGATDKAIQKRPVEGEERPLFCRPRRSPRLTDSRHPSISDAR
- the LOC126769879 gene encoding receptor-type guanylate cyclase Gyc76C-like isoform X1, whose protein sequence is MWHGARVLLLAALGLLAGPSVAAPAKKYNLTIGYLPSIKGEDRDRQGLAISGALSMALEEINNGTDLLPDVRLLLEWKDTKCDTVTATRLLTDMSCSGVVAFFGPEGRCHTEAIIAQSRNLPMISYKCSDYQTSTLSNFARLEPPDTQATKSVISLLRYYRWNKFSILYEESWVTVALTLENHAKKNNMTVNHQRPVIGGFKCCEEKMTCCAPGFWYQFIQDTKNRTRIYVFLGSTAGLIDMMTAMESLQLFVKGEYMVIFVDMMTYSPKDSLKYLIKTEDRASKLVCPNTAEFRKRAQSLLVVVSSEPEGSYEYFTGKVRVYNSMKPFEFPLPAVFENRFNKFVSIYAAYLYDSVKLYATALHSLIEEETTYKNETLTYQKLMSVATSGSVIVSKMIRITPFRSVSGMSIRLDERADSEGNFSVLAFKPANFTDDDVNCTYSMIPVGHFQQSSREFPEYKLNPRLPIDWPDSVKPEDEPSCGFLNEKCPKDDSQITSLVVAGTLAVTLFCALVVTISIYRKWKIEQEIEGLLWKIDQHEIAGYLGSGLMLSPSKLSLASGISCESRCCTQIFTTTAQYKGNVVRIKELKFSKKKDISRDVMKEMRLLRELRHDNLNSFIGAVIEPLRILLITDYCAKGSLYDIIENEDIKLDKMFISSLVHDLIKGMTFIHSSPLIFHGNLKSSNCVVTSRWMLQVTDFGLHELRYCAENDFIGEHQYYRGLLWKSPELLRQLDDPNGTVGGTQKGDVYAFGIILYEIIARRGPFGTTTLEPKDIVERVKRPRREGEDAFRPDTRALDADDYVLACMRDCWADDPAARPDFVALRTRLKKMKSGKSRNIMDQMMDMMEKYANNLEELVNERTRLLIEEKQKTEDLLHRMLPKSVARRLTTGEGVEPESFDSVTIYFSDIVGFTAMSAESTPLQVVNFLNDLYTVFDRIIRGYDVYKVETIGDAYMVVSGLPIRNNDRHVGEIASMALELLNAVKSHKISHRPNEVLKLRIGIHTGAVVAGVVGLTMPRYCLFGDTVNTASRMESNGEPLRIHISPSCKQALDKLGGYVVEPRGTIPIKGKGQLQTYWLVGATDKAIQKRPVEGEERPLFCRPRRSPRLTDSRHPSISELRGEPRARPRLHSGASLPPPAPPAPPAPPAPPAPPASPAARRAALAPASRRALSSIASSTACSGVGEAGAALRPARSLDVLSVRGRLRRHHTTRSLDVDVAIATVSSSLFNGNAFGLPDDPPRADEDSPLLRKASLCNKLDRPKRKVPDSDYIEFYKKWRSLENVADAKSGAKMPRFAIRSWLLGIFGGGARSTSSSLRRAPHLLDRESAV